The region CGGACGACGAAAAGTCGAAATATAACCTCTCGCGTATCCAGGACAAGCTGCAGGCGCTGCCAAAACCGGCTTCCGCCGCGGGTGAATACTGGCAGTACGCCGGACGCAGCGAGTGGGAAGTCATCACGCTTAAACCACAGGATAAAGAGAGCTGGCAGGCGGACTGGTCCGGTCTTTATTTCGGCATCATGGGGCTGTACTCCGGGCCGAATATGGGTGATTTCAGCGAAAAAGTGACGCTGAAAAACGGCAAAGGCGACATCATTTTGCGTGATGAAGGCATTTCCCAATGCACCATTTCGCTGAGTCTGGCGGCGGATCTCAACACGCTGGAGATGAAAACGGATGATGCGACGAATTGCGGTTTCGGCCATAACGTCAGCGCAGATGGCACCTACCTGCGCGTGAACTAACGCGCGGGTTTACTCCCCTGCCCCACGGCGCTACAATTCCCGCCCTAAATTTAGGGGAACTCCCCTGCGGCCTCACTTCGGTGAGGCTATCTGACCTGTCATCAGAACGAGAACATCATGTTTAAACCGGAACTCCTCTCCCCGGCGGGAACGCTGAAAAATATGCGTTACGCTTTCGCCTACGGCGCAGACGCGGTTTACGCGGGCCAACCGCGTTACTCGCTGCGCGTGCGCAATAACGAATTCAACCACGAAAACCTGCAAATCGGCATTAACGAAGCCCACGCGCTGGGTAAGCAGTTTTACGTGGTGGTGAATATTGCCCCGCACAACGCCAAGCTGAAAACGTTTATTCGCGATCTGAAACCGGTGGTGGATATGGGGCCGGACGCGCTGATTATGTCCGATCCCGGTTTAATCATGCTGGTGCGGGAAAACTTCCCGCAGATGCCGATTCATCTGTCGGTACAGGCCAACGCCGTTAACTGGGCGACCGTGAAGTTCTGGCAGCAAATGGGGCTGAGCCGCGTGATCCTCTCCCGCGAGCTCTCTTTAGAAGAGATTGCCGAAATCCGCGCCCAGGTGCCGGAGATGGAGATCGAAATCTTCGTGCACGGCGCGCTGTGCATGGCTTATTCCGGCCGCTGCCTGCTCTCGGGTTATATCAATAAACGCGATCCGAACCAGGGCACCTGTACCAATGCCTGTCGCTGGGAATACAAGGTGCAGGAAGGCAAAGAAGATGCCATCGGCAATATCGTACACGTGCATGAACCGATCCCGGTGCAGAACATTGAACCGACACTCGGCGTCGGCGCGCCGACCGATAAAGTGTTCATGATTGAAGAAGCCCAGCGTCCGGGCGAGTACATGACCGCCTTTGAAGACGAGCACGGCACTTACATCATGAACTCGAAAGATCTGCGGGCGATTGCGCATGTTGAGCGGTTAACGCAGATGGGGGTGCACTCTCTGAAGATTGAAGGCCGCACTAAATCCTTCTACTACTGCGCGCGTACTGCGCAGGTTTATCGCAAAGCGATTGACGACGCCGCGGCGGGCAAGCCGTTCGATACTTCGCTGCTGGAGACGCTGGAAGGCCTGGCGCACCGGGGTTACACCGAAGGTTTCCTGCGCCGTCACACCCATGACGACTACCAGAACTATGAATACGGTTATTCCGTTTCCGAACGCCAGCAGTTTGTCGGTGAATTCACCGGTGAGCGCAAAGGCGACCTTGCGGCTGTAGCGGTGAAAAATAAGTTTTCCGTTGGCGACAGCCTGGAGTTGATGACACCGCAGGGCAACGTCAACTTTACGCTGGAGCACATGGAAAACGCCAAAGGCGAAGCCATGCCGGTCGCGCCGGGAGACGGTTATACGGTCTGGCTGCCGGTTCCGCAGGATATGGCGCTGGAATATGCGCTGTTAATGCGCAATTTCACCGGGCAGTCAACCCGCAATCCTCACGCGAAGTGATTGAGCAGGGTTATTTTTTCGGCGCGAAAAATCTTAGAATCGGATCACATACCGCCCCGTTTAATACGGGTATTATCCTTCTCGCTGAAAAACATAACCCATAAATGCTAGCTGTACCAGGAACCACCTCCTTAGCCTGCGTAATCTCCCTTACGCAGGCTGATTTTTTTTCATCCTTTCTCTGCTTTTTCTCCCCACTTTTCTCTCCTGAGATACACTTTTCTCATCGAATTCAATCAGGATGAAAAGAATGAGCGCATTTCCCACAAGTTTGTTAATCCTCAACGGTAAAAGCGCCGGGGACGAAGCCCTGCGCGAAGCGGTAACGCTATTGCGCGACGAAGGCATGGATATTCAGGTGCGCGTCACCTGGGAAAAAGGCGACGCGGTGCGCTATGTCGAAGAGGCGCGGCAGCTTGGCGTTGCCACGGTGATTGCCGGTGGCGGCGATGGCACCATCAACGAAGTGGCGACCGCGCTGGTGAACTGCAAAAGCGAGACCATCCCGGCGCTGGGCATTTTGCCGCTCGGCACCGCCAATGATTTCGCCACCAGCGCCGGTATCCCGGAAGGCCTGGATAAGGCCTTACAGCTGGCGATTGTCGGCAAAGCGGTGCCAATTGATATCGCCCGCGTGAACGATAAAACCTGCTTTATCAATATGGCGACCGGCGGTTTTGGCACCCGCATTACCAGTGAAACGCCGGAAAAACTTAAAGCCGCGCTCGGCGGCGTCTCCTATCTGATCCACGGCCTGATGCGCATGGATATGCTGAAAGCGGATCGCTGCGAAATAAGTGGTGAGGATTTTCACTGGCAGGGCGATGCACTGGTGATCGGCATCGGCAATGGCCGCCAGGCGGGCGGCGGACAGCAACTCTGCCCGCAGGCGCTGATCAATGACGGCTTATTACAGCTACGGATTTTCACCGGTGATGAACTGCTTCCCGCGCTGTTCACCACCCTGACACAGCCGGAAGATAACCCGCATATTGTCGACGGGAAATCGGCGTGGTTTGAAATTAATGCCCCGCATGAAATGACGTTTAATCTCGACGGCGAACCGCTGCGCGGCGAGCGGTTTCGCATTGAAGTGGTGCCGAATGCGCTGCAATGCCGGTTGCCACCGGATTGCCCGTTATTGCGTTAACGCGCCGCAGCCTTACGAGCGTGTTGCAAGCAAATTGACAGACCTGGTGAGCGCAAGCGCCGCCAGGCCTTTTTTGCTGCATTGCGACTGACGGCTATCTCAGCAACCCATAGTTTATTAATTTGAGAACATCTCGCAGCGAGGGGGTTAAGCCCCCCGCTGAAATCAGCGGACCGGAGAGTGAATGACAAGGGTATTTATTATCTGTCAGTCGTGGCTGACGGTATTGGCTTCGATATAGGCGAAATTGATGTCCTCGCCGAGCCCCGGTCGCTGCGGCAGATGAACAAAGCCCTCTTCATCCATCGGATCAATCAGGCTGTTTAAGTACGCCGCCGGTTGATCATAATCGAGGAACGGGTGCAGCAAACCGCGCTCGTACCAGCGGCAGTTGCGGATGGCGCCAATCACCGCCAGGCTCGCCGCGCCGTTGCCGTGCACTTCACAATCCATGCCGAATGATTCCGCCAGGTTCGCCACTTTCAGCGCTGGCGAAATGCCGCCCACGCCGTTGGCTCCGGCGCGCAGAATGTCACAGGCGCCCGCGTTTACCCAGTCGGCGCGGCTATGGTGTTTCCCGCCCAGGCTTTCCGGCCCGATAACCGGAATCGACAGATTTTCCGCAAGCCACGCGTAAGAGGACATGCTCGCTTCGTCCATCGGTTCTTCAAACCAGGCGAAGTTGAGTTTTTCCAGCTCCTTGCCGATATAGAGCGCGTCGGTGCGGCTGTACCAGTGGTAGCCATCAAGCATCAGTTCAATATCCGGGCCGACCGCTTCACGCACCGCGGCGCAGGCTTTGACGTCCATTTTCGGGTTCGGCGCGAATTTCACCGGTGGCATCCAGGTGTGTAATTTGATGGCTTTGTAGCCGCGCGCCACCAGTTTTTCGGCGAAGGCGGCGTACGAGTCCGGCGTCGAAAGCCCGCCTTCCAGCTCGTCGCCGCACATGGTGCTGCCATACGCCGGGACTTTGTCGCGATAACCGCCCAGCAGCTTGTACACCGATATGTTTAATTTGCGGCCAATCAAATCCCACAGCGCTTGTTCAACAAATGACAGTGTGCGCTCGGTTAACTGGTGCGCACTGCCGCGTTGCCAGTGCACCAGATCCTGCCAGATGCGCTCGCGGTTAAACGGATCCTGCCCGAGCATCACTTTGCGAAAAAAAGCGTTGAGCACAAACGGGCGCACCACTTCCGGCGGCGCAAAGGAATAGCCTTTGCTGCCATCGTCTGCGGCGATCGTCAGCATCGCCATGCTGGCCTGTTTTTCCGGCCCTGGATGCGAGTGCCCGGCGCTGTCGGAAACGCGGCGCGTGGGATGCTGAAACACGGTGACGTTTACTGATTCAATTTTCATTGTGGTTCCCTGATATTTTTTTTGAAAAGCCGTTTTATAAATAAATATTATGCACAAAAATAGCGCGTAACTTCGGGCAAGTTTCGCTAAACGAGGGGCATTTTTTAGACATATGCACGACGCGGCGTGAGGTTTTTCACAAAAAGACGGAATGCAATCAGGGGATTGAGACGCAGGTAAGATGAAATAAAGGGGATGGATTATTTACCCTCCCCCGCCAGGGAGAGGGTAAAAGGTAATCAGGCGATGGTCACTTTCTCGTCAAGATAGACATCCTGCACAGCGTTAATCAGCTTCACGCCCTCGGCCATGGTTTTCTTGAACGCTTTACGGCCCAGGATCAGCCCCATGCCGCCCGCGCGTTTATTGATAACCGCCGTACGAACCGCGTCGCCGAGATCGGTATCGCCGCCCGCCGCGCCGCCGGAGTTAATCAGCCCGGCCCGGCCCATGTAGCAGTTCGCCAGCTGGTAACGCACCAGGTCAATCGGATTGTCGCTGGTCAGCTTGCTGTAGACGCGCTCGTCGGTATAGCCAAAATTCACCGCTTTGTAGCCGCCGTTATTTTCCGCCATCTTCTGCTTCACAATATCGGCGCCAATGGTGGCGGCAATATGGTTCGCCTGGCCGGTTAAATCGGCGGAAACGTGGTAATCAACGCCATCTTTCTTGAACGATGAGTTACGCAGGTACGCCCACAATACGGTGACCATACCGAGCTCATGCGCGCGTTCAAAGGCGGCGGAAATTTCTTCAATCTGGCGGCGTGATTCCGCTGAACCGAAATAGATCGTCGCCCCGACGGCGACGGCGCCCATATTGAACGCCTGCTCGACGCTGGCGTACAACGTCTGGTCATATTCGGTAGGGTAGCTGAGCGTTTCGTTGTGGTTCAGTTTTACCAGGAAAGGAATGCGGTGCGCATAACGGCGCGAAACCGACGCCAGCACACCGTAAGTGGATGCCACGCAGTTACAACCGGCTTCAATCGCCAGCTCGACAATGTTCTTCGGATCGAAGTAGAGCGGGTTGGCGGCAAACGACGCGCCCGCCGAGTGCTCAATGCCCTGGTCGACCGGCAAAATAGACAGATAGCCCGTGCCCGCCAGCCGCCCGTGGTTATACAGCGTCTGCATATTTCGCAGCACCGCCGGCGGGCGGTTGTTATCGACCATTACGCGATCAACATAATCGTGTCCTGGCAGATAGAGCTGGTCAGCGGGGATGGTCATACAACGGTGTTGCAGAAGGCTGTCGGCGTCTTTGCCAAGTAACTGCACAATATCAGTCATAGCTATGCTCCCGTAAGCTTCGCGCAAAGCGAATTGGATTATCCTTACCTGCCTGACGGCAGGCAGAGATAAGCCTGGTTCCCTCTTGTCAGATTTTCCACCGCTGGCCTTTTTTTCAGCATTATCTGCTGGCACGTTTCATATAGCGGTTTACCACCACTGGTGAAAGTGATGCACCGGTCCAATGCCGTGCCCCACTTCCAGCGTATCTGCCTGCGCGAGCGCCGCCGTTAACCACTGTTTTGCTTCCACCACGGTGGATGCCCAGTCGTCATGGTGCGGGCGCAGCGCCGCCAGCGCGGCGGAGAGCGTACAGCCCGTACCGTGGGTGTTTTTCGTTTTCACACGCGGGGCGCTAAAGCGCAGCGCCCCATCGCGCGTGAACAGCCAGTCAGGGCTTTCGGCGTCATCCAGATGACCGCCTTTCATCAGCACCGCTTCACAGCCGAGCGCCAGCAGCGCTTCGCCCTGCGCATGCATCTCCTGTTCGCTGCGGGCATGTGGCGCATCAAGCAGCGCGGCGGCTTCCGGCAAATTAGGCGTAATAAGTGAAACCTGTGGCAGTAAATGCTGACGCAGCGCAGTGACCGCTGAGGGCGATAACAGCGGGTCGCCACTTTTGGCGAGCATCACCGTATCCAGCACCACATTGCGTACCTGATAGCGACGCAGCCGTTCCGCGACCGCTTCAACAATGTCCGTTTCCGCCAGCATGCCGATTTTGGTGGTGTCAATACGCACGTCGCTGAGCACGGAATCAAGCTGTGCGGCGACAAAGTCGGGTTCAATGCGGTACACCGACTGCACGCCACGGGTGTTTTGTGCCACCAGCGCGGTGATCACCGAACAGCCGTATGCGCCCAGCGCGGAAAAAGTTTTCAGATCCGCCTGAATGCCCGCCCCACCGCTGGGATCGGTGCCGGCAATGGTTAATGCGTTGATGCGTTTCATGCATTGCCTCCCAGCATGTACAGCGCGTCCAGA is a window of Enterobacter sp. R4-368 DNA encoding:
- the fbaB gene encoding class I fructose-bisphosphate aldolase — encoded protein: MTDIVQLLGKDADSLLQHRCMTIPADQLYLPGHDYVDRVMVDNNRPPAVLRNMQTLYNHGRLAGTGYLSILPVDQGIEHSAGASFAANPLYFDPKNIVELAIEAGCNCVASTYGVLASVSRRYAHRIPFLVKLNHNETLSYPTEYDQTLYASVEQAFNMGAVAVGATIYFGSAESRRQIEEISAAFERAHELGMVTVLWAYLRNSSFKKDGVDYHVSADLTGQANHIAATIGADIVKQKMAENNGGYKAVNFGYTDERVYSKLTSDNPIDLVRYQLANCYMGRAGLINSGGAAGGDTDLGDAVRTAVINKRAGGMGLILGRKAFKKTMAEGVKLINAVQDVYLDEKVTIA
- the yegQ gene encoding tRNA 5-hydroxyuridine modification protein YegQ; amino-acid sequence: MFKPELLSPAGTLKNMRYAFAYGADAVYAGQPRYSLRVRNNEFNHENLQIGINEAHALGKQFYVVVNIAPHNAKLKTFIRDLKPVVDMGPDALIMSDPGLIMLVRENFPQMPIHLSVQANAVNWATVKFWQQMGLSRVILSRELSLEEIAEIRAQVPEMEIEIFVHGALCMAYSGRCLLSGYINKRDPNQGTCTNACRWEYKVQEGKEDAIGNIVHVHEPIPVQNIEPTLGVGAPTDKVFMIEEAQRPGEYMTAFEDEHGTYIMNSKDLRAIAHVERLTQMGVHSLKIEGRTKSFYYCARTAQVYRKAIDDAAAGKPFDTSLLETLEGLAHRGYTEGFLRRHTHDDYQNYEYGYSVSERQQFVGEFTGERKGDLAAVAVKNKFSVGDSLELMTPQGNVNFTLEHMENAKGEAMPVAPGDGYTVWLPVPQDMALEYALLMRNFTGQSTRNPHAK
- a CDS encoding mandelate racemase family protein produces the protein MKIESVNVTVFQHPTRRVSDSAGHSHPGPEKQASMAMLTIAADDGSKGYSFAPPEVVRPFVLNAFFRKVMLGQDPFNRERIWQDLVHWQRGSAHQLTERTLSFVEQALWDLIGRKLNISVYKLLGGYRDKVPAYGSTMCGDELEGGLSTPDSYAAFAEKLVARGYKAIKLHTWMPPVKFAPNPKMDVKACAAVREAVGPDIELMLDGYHWYSRTDALYIGKELEKLNFAWFEEPMDEASMSSYAWLAENLSIPVIGPESLGGKHHSRADWVNAGACDILRAGANGVGGISPALKVANLAESFGMDCEVHGNGAASLAVIGAIRNCRWYERGLLHPFLDYDQPAAYLNSLIDPMDEEGFVHLPQRPGLGEDINFAYIEANTVSHD
- the yegS gene encoding lipid kinase YegS, translated to MSAFPTSLLILNGKSAGDEALREAVTLLRDEGMDIQVRVTWEKGDAVRYVEEARQLGVATVIAGGGDGTINEVATALVNCKSETIPALGILPLGTANDFATSAGIPEGLDKALQLAIVGKAVPIDIARVNDKTCFINMATGGFGTRITSETPEKLKAALGGVSYLIHGLMRMDMLKADRCEISGEDFHWQGDALVIGIGNGRQAGGGQQLCPQALINDGLLQLRIFTGDELLPALFTTLTQPEDNPHIVDGKSAWFEINAPHEMTFNLDGEPLRGERFRIEVVPNALQCRLPPDCPLLR
- a CDS encoding tetratricopeptide repeat protein, with amino-acid sequence MRKYYYGALTLLFAAFNCQAELTEAQMDADCAKIADYAKKGDQYYKAKDYPKAREAFEEQAAWLEQCESGKDKPNDVLIATAYNNVALTWIRQGDYRKAQAWLSIMPDDEKSKYNLSRIQDKLQALPKPASAAGEYWQYAGRSEWEVITLKPQDKESWQADWSGLYFGIMGLYSGPNMGDFSEKVTLKNGKGDIILRDEGISQCTISLSLAADLNTLEMKTDDATNCGFGHNVSADGTYLRVN
- the thiD gene encoding bifunctional hydroxymethylpyrimidine kinase/phosphomethylpyrimidine kinase, with the protein product MKRINALTIAGTDPSGGAGIQADLKTFSALGAYGCSVITALVAQNTRGVQSVYRIEPDFVAAQLDSVLSDVRIDTTKIGMLAETDIVEAVAERLRRYQVRNVVLDTVMLAKSGDPLLSPSAVTALRQHLLPQVSLITPNLPEAAALLDAPHARSEQEMHAQGEALLALGCEAVLMKGGHLDDAESPDWLFTRDGALRFSAPRVKTKNTHGTGCTLSAALAALRPHHDDWASTVVEAKQWLTAALAQADTLEVGHGIGPVHHFHQWW